GTTTGCCTAAGGGCAGCCTTCAGGAATCTACTATTGAAATGATGAAAAAAGCGGGTTATACCGTAAGAGTGAGCTCTCGGTCTTATTATCCGACAATAGATGACGATGAAATTTCCGTGAGATTGATTCGGCCACAAGATATGTCTCGATATGTTGAACATGGTATTGTAGATGTTGGTTTAACCGGCGCGGATTGGGTAAGGGAAGCGGGCTCAGATGTAAGGACTGTTGTCAGCTTGGTATACGCGAAACAACAACTCACAACGGTGAGGTGGGTTTTAGCGGTTCCTGAAGAATCTTCCATACGTTCTGTGGATGATTTGCAGGGTAAAAAAATTGCGACAGAATTGGTAAATGTGACTCGGCAATTTCTTGGTGAAAAAGGAGTGGTTGCCGATATAGAGTTTTCTCACGGAGCAACTGAAGCAAAGGCCCCGGCATTAGTTGATGCAATTGTCGAACTTACCGAAACGGGGAGTAGTTTAAGGGCGAACAAACTTCGTGTTATTGAAACCGTTATGGAATCCTCCACGCAACTTATTGCCAATCATAATGCATGGAAAGACGAATGGAAACGCACAAAAACGGAAAACCTTGCGATGCTTTTTGAAGGGGCTATTATTGCGAAAGAAAAAGTTGGTTTAAAGATGAATGTGTCCAGTGATTCCCTTGAAAAGGTATTGAAAAAACTGCCAGCGTTGAGAAAACCTACGATTTCTAATTTATCAGAAGATGCAGGTTATGCCGTTGAAATTATGGTAGATGAAACAATAGCCAGGCAAATAATTCCTGAACTTATACGAGCGGGAGCTGAGGGGATTATTGAATATCCTTTAAATAAAGTCATTCTTTAAATAGTTTCATGGCTTTTTTTTACGAAAGCTTAAAGTATGTAATGCTGTTCTGTAGGCCGTTAATTATTTGCGCATGTATCGTATTCCTCTCTATTGGTTTTCCCGGTTGTAGCGGACTCTCCAAAACATATGAAATTCCTGCCGTATTGAAAAACAATAACGTGTTTGAGATTAAACAAGACAAAGCTTACGCATTTTTTTGTACAGGATACTTTTTTATGTTACAGGGTGATTGGGAAAATGCAATCTGTAACTTTGAAACAGCTGTTCAGTATGATTGGGTTTCGGACAGAGTCGTCCGGTATCTGGCTGATTGCTATTTTCAATCAGGTGACAACGAAAAGGCTATCCGTTTCTTTGAAGAGCTGGCCAAAATTAAATCGAATGATTTTACTGTTCGTTACACTTTGGCTATTCTTTATGATACAGCTGAAAAATACAGGAAGGCTATCGCTGAATATAAACTTGCAAGCGAATGTGAGGTGAAAAAAAAAGATCAGGTATATCTGACGGACACCCTGTATAAGCTTGCCGAATTTTATATGGAAGAGCAAATGGTTGAAGAGGGCGCGGCGTGTTACTTACGAATGTTGGATTTGAAACTGGTAACTGATCCCGCAAAGATATATTATGTGATCGGCCAAAATTATTTTGAAAAAAACGACATACTTAAAGCTATTGACTATTTTATTCGGACAAAGGAAGCAGATCCTCTGTTGAATTCGGTGTACTTCTACCTTACTCTTTGTTATGACCAGATAGAAGACTATAGTAATGCAGAGAAAGAGGCAAAAAAGTACCTATCTAAAGATCCTGATAATTGGGCCATGCACCTCGCACTTTCTGAAATTTACAGAAAAACGGGTAACGAACTGCAAGGGCAAATAGAAATAGAAAAAACTGAGGAAATTCTTCAACTAAATGTAATACGTGGGAGCAGATATCCAAAAGAGTATTTTCTCTTGTGTCAAATTTACAGAAATCAAAAAAGAAATACAGAAGCGATAGCTACGATCGAGAGTTTGAGGTTGATTCCTTTGGATACAGAAACGAGAAGGGACCTTCATTATTTGTTAGCAACCCTTTATTATGAAGAAAATCAATTCGATCGGGTTGAAGAAGAATTGAGGATGACATTAAAGTTGGACCCGGATTTTCATGGAGCAAATAATTTTTTAGGGTATTTGCTTGCGGAAACTAATAAAAATCTTGATGAAGCTATTGGGTTAATCAATAGGGCTTTAAAGGTGCAGCCTGAAAATGGGGCGTATCTTGATAGCTTGGGTTGGGCTTATTATAAAAAGGCTCAAGCGGAAGGCGAAGACAGCTACTTATTTACAGCGCTTCAAAAATTAACGGAGGCCATTCGTCTTACAAAAGAACCTGAAATTTATGATCACGCAGGTGATGTCTATTTTAGTTTGGGGCGTTGGGACGATGCGGTATTGGCATGGGAAAAAGCGCTGGAGTTATACAAAGATACCGTTAACAGTGAACTCCACAGGGAATCTGTAGATTCTAAGCTAAAGAGAGTGCAAAGGCTTTTTTCTTTTGATGAAAAAAAAGCTAATGGTATCGTCAATCATACGGGAGCTGAAAGCATACGTAAGCCGTAATGCATGTTTCGATTAAAATTAATTCTGGGAGAATAAAGACAATTGGCAGGACATTCGCACTGGTCAAGTATTAAACATAAAAAGGGTATCGCTGACGCCAAAAAAGGTAAGATGTTTACCGCATTAGCCCGCATGATTACTGTTGCTGCAAGAAAAGGCGGCGGTGACCCAGGTATGAATCCAAGATTACAGCTTGCCATTAGTAAGGCACGTGCCGCCAATATGCCCAAGGATAATATAGAACGTGCAATTCAGAAGGGAACGGGAGATGGCGATGGGGATGCGGATGTGGTTGAATGTCTCTATGAAGGATACGGTCCTCACGGAGTCGCTCTTATGGTAGAAGTTCTTACTGACAATAAAAACAGAACGGCGCCGGAAATAAGAAAGATTTTTGATCGTTGTAATGGCAACATGGGAGAGTCTGGGTGCGTTTCCTGGATGTTTGAGAAGAAAGGCCTCATTATCGTTAACGATACCAATATTAGTGAAGATGCTTTGATGATGTTGGTTCTGGAAGCAGGCGCTGAAGATCTGGAGAAAACAGGAGATGTTTTTCAGGTGATATGTGCGCAATCAGATCTGGATGTGATTAAGACGGCAATTGAAAGAGAAAATATATTGATAGAAAGTGCGGAAGTAACTTGGATACCCAAGAGTACTGTTGATCTGGATGATGAAGCGTGCCGCAAGGTACTCAGGCTCATGGAAATCCTCGACGAGCACGATGACGTACATAATGTCTATTCTAATGTTACTATTCCCTCGTCCTTGTTTACTGAAATCCAGGATCAGGGACAGTGATTGTCTTGTCTAAAGAGGGCTTGGTCTTGCACTGTTTCAAATAGTTACACTACTCAAATCGTGAGTGTTATCATGAGGCTTCTTCTTTAGATTTAATAGTTCAAGAACTTGTTTTCCCTCCATAATCTCTTCTTCTTCTAGTTTCTGCACCAGAATTTCCAATTTATCACGGTTTTTTTCGAGTAATCCCTTTGCCTTTTCATAACCTTCCGTGATTATTCTTGAAACCTCGTCGTCTATGAGAACAGCCGTTTTCTCGCTGTATTCCTTCTCTTGAACCAGATCGTGTCCAAGGAATATATTTCCTGATTGTTTTCCGAAGGTTTGTGGACCGATCTTTTTACTCATGCCAAATCGGCACACATAACTTCGCGCAAGCTTTGAAACCTTTTCCAGGTCGTTTTGAGCACCTGTGGATATTTCGTTTAAGACGATTTCTTCTGCTGCTCTCCCTCCGAGTAGTACACAGATCATGTCAAGAAGCTCAGGTTCTGTTGTTAAGTATTTATCTTCAAGAGGTAATTGCATGGTATAGCCGAGAGCGGCCGTCCCTCTTGGAATTATCGATACTTTGTGGATAGGGTCTGTGTTTGGTAGCAGGGCTGCTACCAGGGTATGGCCTGATTCGTGTAAAGCGACAGTCTTTTTTTCCTTATTACTCATAATTCTGCTTTTTCGTTCTGGTCCAGCTAATATCCTGTCAATAGCCGCTTCCAGCTCCTTGGCCGCGACGGATTTTTTGTTATATCTGGCCGCAAGGAGTGCTGCTTCGTTAATTACATTGGCAAGGTCTGCTCCGGTGAACCCCGGAGTACGCTTTGCTATGGTTTTTAAACTGACGTCAGAATCAATTTTTATGTTTTTTGCATGAACAGCTAAAATTGCCTCTCGCCCGGCAATATCTGGCCGATCTACGGTTATCTGGCGATCAAAACGACCTGGCCGCAGGAGCGCGCTGTCAAGTACGTCGGGACGGTTTGTTGCCGCGATAATAATAACACCTTTATGAGGGTTGAAGCCGTCCATTTCATGGAGGAGTTGATTCAGTGTTTGCTCGCGTTCATCATGGCCGCCTCCCAATCCAGTGCCACGCTGTCTGCCAACGCTGTCAATCTCATCGATAAACACAATGCAGGGAGCCTTTTCCTTTGCCTGTTCGAACATGTCCCGAACCCGTGCCGCTCCCATTCCCACAAACATCTCCACAAAGTCTGATCCGCTTATAGAGAAAAAATGTACTCCCGTTTCTCCTGCTACGGCTTTAGCGAGAAGTGTTTTTCCTGTTCCCGGAGATCCTACCAGAAGTACTCCTTTTGGGATTTTTGCGCCCAGCTTCTGAAATCGTTCCGGGTAAGAGAGGAAGTCTTTGATTTCTTGCAGTTCTTCCTTTGCTTCTTCGCAACCGGCAACATCGGAAAAAGTTGTTTTCTGGGTGCCATTATCAGTATACAGTTTTGTTTTGGCTTTTCCCAAGGACATAAAAGGTGATCCCATACCGCTGAATTTTTTCAGGATGAATATCCACCCTAATGTCATTATACCAAACGGTACGATCCACCACATGAGGATGTTTTTAAGGAAATTGTTCTGCTTTGCCCCTCTAAATTGGACATTTTGTATTTCAAGGTCTTCGACTAATGCTTTGTCTAATATTGGAATGGTAAAGAAGGCAGTTCGACCTTCCTGGTCAGTATCACCAGAAAATTTTTTGTAATGTCCTCGTATGATATCCGGGCTTACGGTACAATCTGATATGTACCCATTTTTAAGGTACTGTCTGAATTGGCCAAAGGAAATCTCCTCTGATTTTGGAGCCAAAAACACCTGTATTAGATAAATAACAGCGAGGAAGAGGATAATATATCCAAAAGAAAACGAGGTTTTTTTCTTTTTAGTATTGTTGTGTTTGAACATAATTTTTGAATAAAAAAATAGACTATGACTTCTGGAGAAGCGCGCATATTAACGAATAGGAAACAAGACTATGTATTATATTCAAAAAGCATGGCGTTGTCAAAGTTTAATTCACTTAATGTCAAGCGTAACTCTCGTGGAATAAAAGAGAATTTCGATTGATAATAGGCAGAAAGTTCATATAATATGCCAAAGTCGGGGTGTAGCGCAGCTTGGTAGCGCGCTTGAATGGGGTTCAAGAGGTCGTGGGTTCAAATCCCGCCACCCCGACCAAATAGTGGCAAGGACTTATGACTATAATCCATTTTTCGCCTCCTTGAAATTGTATACTTTTTGTATACTTTGCGTTTTGGTTAAAATATTGTCGAGTGTATCTACTGCTTTAACTTTGTGGCCCGGTGCCAAGTGAGCATACCTCAATGTCATTTTAATATCTTTGTGGCCCAACAGCTCTTTTACCGTTGTGATATCAATTCCTGCCATTACCAGATGCGATGCAAAGGTATGCCTGAGATCATGGAATCGGAAATCACAAATACCTGCCTTGCTAAGTGCTGAGTGAAAACTTTTCTTAACATCTTTGAAACGTTTCCCGGTTGCCTGGTCGAAAAAGACATATGGTATATTCAAGCGTCTGGGCAATTCTTGAAAGGTCTTCCTCAAAGTACTGTTAATTGGCACCTCTTTACGTTCACCATTCTTAGTTTGTTCTTGCGCCAGCAAAATAAAACCACATTTCAAATTTACATTATCCCATTTCAGAGATAGGATTTCTTCCTTCCGCATGCCTGTATTCAATGCTGTAATTACAATAGGCTTCAAATGATGGTTGCAAGAAGCTATCAAACTTTGACATTCCTCATGGGTAAGAAAACGTAACCGTCTATTGTTCTCTGGAAGCAGTTTCACCTTTCGTATTCGCTTCAACGTATCTTCCTCAACCATATCCCACTCGACAGCTTTTGTGAACATATGAGCTATCGTTGATTGGAGCCTGTTAACTGTTGATGCTTTATTACCAGAGTTCAGCCTTTTCGTTTGATACTGTTCAAGCAGCATGGTATTAAAACGTCTCAGTGGAATGTTGCCAAACTTCTCCGCTAACTGATTTATGAGATAAATCTTGCTGTTGAAACTTTTCTGCCTTTTTGCCCACTCGATGTACTCGGAAACCAGTTCTCTAAATATGTGGTTGCGAATCCGCTTCACATCTGGCTGTTTTCCTTCGGATATTGCTTGCTTTCTCTTCAGAAGCATTTTTTCAGCAACTCTGAATTTCGTACTTCTGGAAGATTCAAAGGCTTTCTTACCGTTCAAGTCGGTATAGCGTATCCAATATATATTGCCTCGCTTATAAATTCCTTTTGCCATAACTTTTTATCAACTCCTTTCCTTTTCTTTAAGTTCTTTTTCGACATACCCCAATAAGATACATAATGTTTTGCCTGGCTTTTTCACCCCCTTTTCTAACAAATGAACATAATTGTTAGACACACCCAGAAGCTCAGCTAGTTGTTGTTGTGATAATTTGTATTTTTTCCGTATTCTTTTAATTGTTTCTGGTGTCCAATTTTTCATAAGAATCATTGTATCTAACATAGTTAGGGTATTTCAAATTTTTTACGTACAATTTACTGTACAGTTGCTTATAAATATTTGATATTACAGTGTTTTATAATATATGTATTTGCTCAATTATCAAAGGCTCTCTTATCATCTTATAATTAAGGAATAGGGCATATGGTTTTGGATTTGACCCATTTATCAATCTCAGATTTCTTGAAGCGTACAAACTTATCACCACACTTGAAATAAGGGATTGTTTTATACGAAACTTGCTTCCTTACCCAACAAACTCCTACCTTGAGATATTTGGCAAGTTCATTAACATCAAATATTTCTTCTTTATTAGTCTTACCTGCCTTGCCAGCAATCATGGGTTTTAGAAGCTCTGCCACTTTTGTAGCAATTAAATCAATATCTTCTTGTTCAAATTGCGCTCTCAGGGACCAACTCCTTTATTTTGTACAATCATCGATTAGTGTCACATAATTTTGCCTTTTATCAGTATCTACCTTGTGGCATTCACTGACAAAGGGGTAGTCTTCAATTTCGCAATCGAGTCTGCCATCAACATAATCAGTCATACACTCCTTGCATTTCGCTCTTATCATTTTTGATAAGGCAATCTTTTTACGTTTTGTGCCATCTTGCATCTCATCCAAGTTTAAAAATAGATCCATCAACGGGCATAGCCGGTTAACTCTTCGCCCGACACTTTCAGGCTTACAGAGTTAACTCCATAAAGGCAGCGGTCCATACATCGGACGGCTTGTACGCCCGCTGCCTAGAGACAATTATTTACCTACAAAAAGACACGCACCCGTCCATGCCTGTGCCCCTGAGATGTTTATCAAAGATCATCAAGACAACAATCGTCTTTCATGCCTTCGAGAAGTTCATCATTGGCCTCATCCTCTAACAGTTTTTTAATGCGATTAACGCCTTTGTTGGTAATTAGTAAGTTTGTTGTTTTCCTGGCAAGACTCCCTCTGAGAGAAATTGTCTGGATAAGGAACAACTCTGCGTCTATGTACTGCTTATTGGGCATATCGTCGAGATTGAAAATCTCACGCTCTTTAAGAAAATCAGCCAATTCGTCTGGTGTCATATCGAGAGAAGTAGCAACTTCCTCCATGGTACTAGCTTCTTCAACGTGCAGGTATTTGTCATATGCTTCGACCTTATATTCATCTGACTCCTTTTCTGCCTGTAAAGAGGCACATAGCCAGAGCGCTTCCGTGAAAGTTCGTGGAATCTCAAATGGATCTGAAGGCTCATATATGTCTTCTTCTACACCATATACCGGATGAACTTTCGAGGTTATCCATTTATATAGTCTTTTTGCTGTTTGGACATTGGCAAGTATCATCAACTTATATATGGCTGTTTCGTCAATGAGCTTTATCGGTTGTTTTTTGCCCGTTACATCCTCTCCAAGGAAAGTATCCACATTAAAATGCGACAACTTTGCTAATGCTCTTTTTGCATTCGATATTCCCAGAATGCTGCATATCTCGTTTGCTGCAAACCAAAGGCTACCGTTTTCATCTTCAGTAACCAACACATCGTTTCCCTCAAAGAGAAATATGGTACTGTTTGACATATAATTACTCCTTTCTTGATTAATTTCCTGAAATTTTAATTGCCAATCTGCGCCACAATGAAATATTTTCTATAGTGCAAAAGCCTATAAGGCAACGGACCATACATCGGACGGCCTGTACGTCCGCTGCCAGGAGACAACAATTTACTTACAGAAAAAGAGCATCCATCTATGCTTTTGGTCCTTGTTGCAAACAAATCTCTTTGGATAACCATCAAATTCGCCTTATGTCATTTGTTAATAATGTCCAAAATTTTATCGATACCTTTTTCCGTTATTAAAACCTGGTTTAATACATGATATCCAATTCCCTGAGTAGTAATTGTTCTTACAAGAAATAATCCCGCATCTATGTGGTGCTGCTTGGGCAAATTGTAGTCATCGAAAAATTCATACTCCCGAAGGAAATCAATCAATTCCTCGTGGTGCATATAGAGCAATTTCGCAGATTCTGCTATAGTCCTGGTGTTCTTAATATGCGAAGATTTGTCGTGCGTAACAACCTTATATGTACTTTTGTACATGTCTTCAATGGACACATGTAGCCCTCTAAATGAATCTAAAACGCCAAGTGGTATTAAGAAGAAATCATCATCTTTCTTTCCGTAAGAAGGGTAAACCTTAGAAAAAAGCCAATTCTGGAATCTTTTTGCAGATTGATTCGCGCTGAATAAAAGTAATTCATGCAGACTGTTTTCGGTTATGATATTGGCATGGATTTTTTCTTTGCCAGGGTCATTGGTAGTGCATGTATCCGCTGCGAAATTATTCGGAAAAGTTTGTACGTTTTCTTTGATCTTTAGGCCCAGGACATTGATTATAGAGTCTTCGCAAAACCAGAGATTGCCGTTTTTATCTTCGATAACCATAATCTCTTTTCCCTCATAGATAAATGTTGTACTGTTTGACATAGAGCTACCCCTTTCTTCCTTAATAGTTTTAAAATTTTCAGATCTATTTGTTATGCGGTTTTTTTCAAATTGAGATCTTTGGCTCATTTCATCTTCTCCCTTATATCTGTCTTAGAAAAAAGCAAATTCACGATTTGCCATAATGCGCTTCAAATTAAACACTGATGTTCAAAGCATCTCTTCCCTTACATCAAACATTGCTAATTCGATTATTTTTACCAATGCTATGCCTTTTCATTCCTCCCATATTCATTACTTTTATGAGCACTGTAACAAGCCGGGAACTTTGGCTAAAGGCAAATACTACCCTTACAACGTTATACATCCAGAGAGGCAACGGACCATACATTGGACGGCCTGTACGCCCGCTGCCCGGAGAAAATTATTTATCTACAAAAAGACAATCATCCGTCCATGCTTGTGCCCCTAACAAATGCTTCTATCGTCAATACTGAACTGAAGCAGATTTCTGCACTTAACATCTCTTTCTCTATCAAAAAGGAAATTCATAATCTTGGAGAGATTCGATGAACTCTTTGTAGTCAGGGAACTCGGAGGTTTTTTCACCGTCAGCGGATGAAACCTTCTCTTGTGGCAAGGATTGAATTTCTACGTCCACTGATTTAACTTCTCCTGTTGCTGCACGAACGGTGGCACTGTCATCCAGCGATTTATCCAAATGCCCATTCTTTGGCATGGCCTCTGTTGCAGGTATTTCCATTTCATTTCTCATGATTTGCCCCCTTTGTTGATTTATCTACGATATATACAGTACTGTTGTGTTACAATAAGACCGTTACGTCATGTCATACGAATCTCCTTTCCTAATAAATCTAGCAATATAATCTGCGCTTCGTACCGTTGTGTATTGGCACTGCACCCTCATACCCCAACAAGCGCATCACATAAATCGACTGCCCCTGTCTCCCAACTATATTTTTTCATCAGTGCATCAGGCTCGTCAGCCTGGCAAAAGCGTTTGCTGTCAATATCATATTTCACACCAAACTCAACATCCTGTTTACCCCTGAAACGATTCTTGAAGATCTGAATAAGCGCATCATATCCAAAATAATTATTCATGTACTTGCCTGACAACTTTTCATCCCTGCTGAAGCGATGCAGGGCGATAACGTTGTCTGCCCTATCAGTAATATTTCCTGAACCAGCAATATCCATTTTGTTCAGTCTCCCTTCGGTTTTCCGTGGATGTGCGACAAGGTGGACATGAACCATGTGCCTCTTGGCAAAATCAACGAATCGCCCTACAAACATACTTTGAGCCAGATAGAAATTATCGCCTTTAGATCCCTCCAGATTTGTTGTCATAAGGTTGTCAATGAGAAATACCTTGCAGTTATAACGGCGTGCTGCTATTTCGCACAAACTCAGTAATTGTTGTGGCTCCTTTGCTGTATATGCGTTGTATACATAAAACCTGTCCCGGTACCATTGTTCAAGTCTGCCTGCCACTTCGCCGCTTACCACTCCAATGTACTCACGCTCAGTGTGATCGAATTCAGAAATAAGGTTGTTGGGACCAGCCATCTGTAGATGAACCCAGCTCTTAAAAAGAGGTATAGTCAACTCGCCGCTGTACGCGAATACTGAAACCCCTTGGTCAATGGCTTCAACCAGTATCTGGCTGAGTAATACGCTCTTCCCGGATGAGTTAATGCCCGTCCATACGCTTAATTCACCCATCCTGAAGCCACCCAATGTCGCATCAAGTTTCTTAAATCCGGAACAAACACGTTCAATCCTGCTGAAATCAATTATTTCTGCATCTGCAAGCCTGTCAATGCCTGCAAATGGCACCTCTTTTGCCAATTCTACGGCCTTTTTGACGGATTCTGCTCCTTCAGCAAGCAGGCATTCGTTTGCGTCCTTGTACGGGCTTTCAACGGCATAGCAGCGGAATTGCCCGAGCTTAATTATCAGCTTCGAAAATAGATCCTTACCGGCCTTGTCGTTATCCACCCACAGGATTATGGACCTGAATTTTTCGAGCCATTCCCAGCAATGCTCAATGCACGACAGGTCGCTTGCGCCACTCGGAACACTGACAGCATTTCGAACGCCGGACTCGTCAAGTGCAAGAGCGTCCATTTCGCCTTCTACGACTACCAGGGGGAATTCGGGGTCGCATAGTTCCATGCCCCAAAATATGGGTTTCCCTTTCGGTTCTCGCCAATGCTGTGACGGATTATCGGTGGTTCGGTATTTCATGAGGACAATCTGACCGTTTTCGTAATACGGCATTGCGATTACCGGCTTACCATTCTTGCCATAATGTTCCGCTACCTTTCTCCGTTCCCATGTCCCCCTGGAAAAGCCACGTGAGGTAAGATATGATTCACTCTTGGATTGAACCGGGCCGGTTTGCGTCTTTGGCGGAACA
The sequence above is drawn from the Candidatus Brocadiaceae bacterium genome and encodes:
- the hisG gene encoding ATP phosphoribosyltransferase; the encoded protein is MKKLNFGLPKGSLQESTIEMMKKAGYTVRVSSRSYYPTIDDDEISVRLIRPQDMSRYVEHGIVDVGLTGADWVREAGSDVRTVVSLVYAKQQLTTVRWVLAVPEESSIRSVDDLQGKKIATELVNVTRQFLGEKGVVADIEFSHGATEAKAPALVDAIVELTETGSSLRANKLRVIETVMESSTQLIANHNAWKDEWKRTKTENLAMLFEGAIIAKEKVGLKMNVSSDSLEKVLKKLPALRKPTISNLSEDAGYAVEIMVDETIARQIIPELIRAGAEGIIEYPLNKVIL
- a CDS encoding tetratricopeptide repeat protein; this encodes MLQGDWENAICNFETAVQYDWVSDRVVRYLADCYFQSGDNEKAIRFFEELAKIKSNDFTVRYTLAILYDTAEKYRKAIAEYKLASECEVKKKDQVYLTDTLYKLAEFYMEEQMVEEGAACYLRMLDLKLVTDPAKIYYVIGQNYFEKNDILKAIDYFIRTKEADPLLNSVYFYLTLCYDQIEDYSNAEKEAKKYLSKDPDNWAMHLALSEIYRKTGNELQGQIEIEKTEEILQLNVIRGSRYPKEYFLLCQIYRNQKRNTEAIATIESLRLIPLDTETRRDLHYLLATLYYEENQFDRVEEELRMTLKLDPDFHGANNFLGYLLAETNKNLDEAIGLINRALKVQPENGAYLDSLGWAYYKKAQAEGEDSYLFTALQKLTEAIRLTKEPEIYDHAGDVYFSLGRWDDAVLAWEKALELYKDTVNSELHRESVDSKLKRVQRLFSFDEKKANGIVNHTGAESIRKP
- a CDS encoding YebC/PmpR family DNA-binding transcriptional regulator is translated as MAGHSHWSSIKHKKGIADAKKGKMFTALARMITVAARKGGGDPGMNPRLQLAISKARAANMPKDNIERAIQKGTGDGDGDADVVECLYEGYGPHGVALMVEVLTDNKNRTAPEIRKIFDRCNGNMGESGCVSWMFEKKGLIIVNDTNISEDALMMLVLEAGAEDLEKTGDVFQVICAQSDLDVIKTAIERENILIESAEVTWIPKSTVDLDDEACRKVLRLMEILDEHDDVHNVYSNVTIPSSLFTEIQDQGQ
- the ftsH gene encoding ATP-dependent zinc metalloprotease FtsH yields the protein MFLAPKSEEISFGQFRQYLKNGYISDCTVSPDIIRGHYKKFSGDTDQEGRTAFFTIPILDKALVEDLEIQNVQFRGAKQNNFLKNILMWWIVPFGIMTLGWIFILKKFSGMGSPFMSLGKAKTKLYTDNGTQKTTFSDVAGCEEAKEELQEIKDFLSYPERFQKLGAKIPKGVLLVGSPGTGKTLLAKAVAGETGVHFFSISGSDFVEMFVGMGAARVRDMFEQAKEKAPCIVFIDEIDSVGRQRGTGLGGGHDEREQTLNQLLHEMDGFNPHKGVIIIAATNRPDVLDSALLRPGRFDRQITVDRPDIAGREAILAVHAKNIKIDSDVSLKTIAKRTPGFTGADLANVINEAALLAARYNKKSVAAKELEAAIDRILAGPERKSRIMSNKEKKTVALHESGHTLVAALLPNTDPIHKVSIIPRGTAALGYTMQLPLEDKYLTTEPELLDMICVLLGGRAAEEIVLNEISTGAQNDLEKVSKLARSYVCRFGMSKKIGPQTFGKQSGNIFLGHDLVQEKEYSEKTAVLIDDEVSRIITEGYEKAKGLLEKNRDKLEILVQKLEEEEIMEGKQVLELLNLKKKPHDNTHDLSSVTI
- a CDS encoding site-specific integrase; amino-acid sequence: MAKGIYKRGNIYWIRYTDLNGKKAFESSRSTKFRVAEKMLLKRKQAISEGKQPDVKRIRNHIFRELVSEYIEWAKRQKSFNSKIYLINQLAEKFGNIPLRRFNTMLLEQYQTKRLNSGNKASTVNRLQSTIAHMFTKAVEWDMVEEDTLKRIRKVKLLPENNRRLRFLTHEECQSLIASCNHHLKPIVITALNTGMRKEEILSLKWDNVNLKCGFILLAQEQTKNGERKEVPINSTLRKTFQELPRRLNIPYVFFDQATGKRFKDVKKSFHSALSKAGICDFRFHDLRHTFASHLVMAGIDITTVKELLGHKDIKMTLRYAHLAPGHKVKAVDTLDNILTKTQSIQKVYNFKEAKNGL
- a CDS encoding helix-turn-helix domain-containing protein; translated protein: MLDTMILMKNWTPETIKRIRKKYKLSQQQLAELLGVSNNYVHLLEKGVKKPGKTLCILLGYVEKELKEKERS
- a CDS encoding phage antirepressor KilAC domain-containing protein yields the protein MSNSTIFLFEGNDVLVTEDENGSLWFAANEICSILGISNAKRALAKLSHFNVDTFLGEDVTGKKQPIKLIDETAIYKLMILANVQTAKRLYKWITSKVHPVYGVEEDIYEPSDPFEIPRTFTEALWLCASLQAEKESDEYKVEAYDKYLHVEEASTMEEVATSLDMTPDELADFLKEREIFNLDDMPNKQYIDAELFLIQTISLRGSLARKTTNLLITNKGVNRIKKLLEDEANDELLEGMKDDCCLDDL
- a CDS encoding phage antirepressor KilAC domain-containing protein — translated: MSNSTTFIYEGKEIMVIEDKNGNLWFCEDSIINVLGLKIKENVQTFPNNFAADTCTTNDPGKEKIHANIITENSLHELLLFSANQSAKRFQNWLFSKVYPSYGKKDDDFFLIPLGVLDSFRGLHVSIEDMYKSTYKVVTHDKSSHIKNTRTIAESAKLLYMHHEELIDFLREYEFFDDYNLPKQHHIDAGLFLVRTITTQGIGYHVLNQVLITEKGIDKILDIINK
- a CDS encoding toprim domain-containing protein — its product is MNMDIYEFSTLYLQPYKTRGDEILPELCPFCHGGPKGEKYKFALNTERKVFNCMRKNECGRTGTFRELCNHFGVTSMNDSTNRYEGKTFVPPKTQTGPVQSKSESYLTSRGFSRGTWERRKVAEHYGKNGKPVIAMPYYENGQIVLMKYRTTDNPSQHWREPKGKPIFWGMELCDPEFPLVVVEGEMDALALDESGVRNAVSVPSGASDLSCIEHCWEWLEKFRSIILWVDNDKAGKDLFSKLIIKLGQFRCYAVESPYKDANECLLAEGAESVKKAVELAKEVPFAGIDRLADAEIIDFSRIERVCSGFKKLDATLGGFRMGELSVWTGINSSGKSVLLSQILVEAIDQGVSVFAYSGELTIPLFKSWVHLQMAGPNNLISEFDHTEREYIGVVSGEVAGRLEQWYRDRFYVYNAYTAKEPQQLLSLCEIAARRYNCKVFLIDNLMTTNLEGSKGDNFYLAQSMFVGRFVDFAKRHMVHVHLVAHPRKTEGRLNKMDIAGSGNITDRADNVIALHRFSRDEKLSGKYMNNYFGYDALIQIFKNRFRGKQDVEFGVKYDIDSKRFCQADEPDALMKKYSWETGAVDLCDALVGV